The genome window tgagctcggctcgagctTGCTTCGATTTCGCCTAAACGACccaaagctcggctcgaactcggcTCGCCAATGTTATTACTTTGCCATTTTTTGTGATTTGTAGTGGTTCTTGGAGGGTTATTTTCTTTTTGCTTTTAATAAGTAATTAAGGAGTCGCACATGTCACATGAAACAAGTTTAAAGCCTGTATCTGGTACTCTGGTAGATGACATTTCTGCTTCAAAGTATTGGTCTTAAGTGTGAACATCTACCTGGAGCTTTTGCATATGCATCTTCAAAATCATCCTTCAATACCATGACAAAGGTAAAGCAATTTAGGTTTATTTATTGATAACATAGTAGATGATACCATTAACGGTCTGTTTTGGAAGTGATGGACTCACCTTGAAATTAGTTTTGTTTTAAAGAAAGAAGCAACAATAAACACATTCATAATTGAACTTTTGGAAAACAAGATAGTTAGGGCTATATAATTCACTTCCAAGCCTTTAACATTTCCACTTTCTTTATCTTGAGAAGTTTCTTTTTGTGTTTATAATACCCTTACTTTATAAAAAGTGTGCTTAAGGCGCACCTACGCACGAGGAGCCTTCATGCGAGGTGGTCATCGCTTCTGACACATAATGCGTGCTTCTTCGCCTCTCGCCTAGCATGGTTATGCCTCGGCTCTGGGGCTTATTGCTTCACTGCTCGTCACACTTTTTAAAACTAAGAATTGAATCCAGTTTCATTGTGGTTTGTATATTACCCTTTCAGGAATTTTACACTTTACACTAAATGGCAATGTGTTGGGGGGCTATTCAATTGACAAAACCGATGTCACCTGACCTACTTTAAAATGACAAAGGCCTGCTTTTTGATCTTCTAAGCTTCCTTTTTGTTGAACTTAAAAGAAATGTTGAGCATGATAATCATAAGATTGAATACTTTTTGTGAAGTTTTTttcaattatttattttaatGCACATATTACTTGGCAACACATCTTGAAGTTGCTCAAGCCAAGTTGACTCCTTTTGATAAAATGCAAGATTACGTTGAAACGCTTGAAGTAAGTTTTTTCATTGAGGAAGCTTTTAGTATGTTAATAGTCTTATTAGTTTGGTTAACAAATGAGTTATTTTTATGCAGGATTTTATGGCCTTACTAGCTTACAAGGAACTAGAACAATCACCAGTGTTTCATCTACTTAGTTTGGAGTATCCGCAACATGTCGTTGAACAGAGTGTAGATCCATAAATTGTTCAACATTGAACTGCAGATGATTTAAAGAATAAAAATTTGGCTGCCCTCAATCACATTAATAGACTAACCACTTTGTTTCATTAATTAAAAAGAGGTTCTTCTGAGTTGCATTTGCCCAGCTAACATTTTTTGCATAAAGATTTCCTTTCATAGCTCACCTGCCATTAAAGGGGAAGTGAAGATTTGGGTTTGTGACCATATGTCTCAAGTTCGAATCCGATCCCAACCGGGTTTTACTGCAGTGGGTCTTCTGGCGGCGGGTTTTTCCCGAAACCAGGGATGGTGGGCCTAGGTTACTCAGTGTTGTCTGCATCGCAGGCGTATGTGGTTGTCTTTTGCCATTGGGTTACCTCGGGTAGTCGTGCCTTTATTCGTTGGTCGTTAAAAAAGCACTTTCTTGTTGTAAATTTTTAGTCTTTTGAAGCTTGAATCTTAATGTAAGCAACACGAGCTTTACGAGTACTTGTTGATCAAGTTTACAAAGCATTatcatttattttgttttatttctaTACGGTTTTGGCAATTTTAGCACAATCAGTCCATATAGAATCTAATTTATATATAGTTCAACAAACCTTGGATCAGTTGATGGTTTAAGTCATGTGACATAGACTacccaaaaagattaaataagtcttataaatatgttttttttaccATAAAGaatgtaatttatatttatatttatatatagttCAACAAACTTTGGATGAGTTGTTGGTGTGAGTCATGTGACATGGACTACCCAAAAAGTTAAATAAGTCTTATGATTATgatgttttttttcattttatggTTTCAATTATGTTTTCGGCTCATATTGTAGactccgctgcaacgcgcgggtttcccactagtagtaattaaaagaaaaagataaTAATAACAAACTCAAATCCACCAAACTAAATATACTTTTTAAAAGTTATCACCTTTGCTTCCTAATCATGTAACTTATGAAAtttgaagttgaaaaaataacaaacaaacatcACTAATCACCGTTTCACTACCATATGATATACCCCCACAGCCCCACTTCACCTCCCCTCCCCTCTCTCTACCGTCGCCATTGTTGCTCACCTCAACCAAAAAGAATCTTAAGCATTTTCAGTTTCACTACTTCAATTCATCTCCTCCAATTCACAGAAACCATCAACAAATCCCTTTCTATTACCAAGGTAGTaaatcttcttctttcttcttgctTCATATTCCCCATCAAAGATCCATTCATCATAATAATTTTAACTCAAATACACTTTCCAATTGGATGTGATTTTCAACTTAATCACTTCCAATTTGTAATCCGACTCGATCTATAATTATTAAAGTAAATCGTTCCTTTATCATTTGTTTcaattaataatttattattcTCGTGAATTAAATTGGGTGTTATTCCAGTTAGGTTAATTAATTCTTGTATAGATGTGAATAAATtttaacaagatttcacaatcCTTTTTTGTTTCTAGTTTGCTGTAAAATTAGCAGAATAATTGAAGAAGATGCTGGGCGAACTCATCATAAACAGTCTTGTGTAAGCAATTTTATTAATTTCATTGAGATATTATTTTGGGGAAATTGGGATTTTGATCAAATTTGGTGATGTTTGGTTATGGGTACAGGTTAATTCTTGGATATGCTTATCCGGCTTTTGAGTGTTTTAAAACAATTGAGAAGCATGGTGCAGGAAATTCAGAATTAAGATTTTGGTGTCAATATTGGTAAATTTTCTTTCTCAGTTGAGGTTGACCATGTTGTTGTTTGGTCAACTGTCTTTTTTTAGGATTTAAATTTGAATCATCTCTATCTTGTTTTAATGAATGTGACATTGTGACCGTTATGTGTCATTTTAGTTGCTTGTTGATGTCTTAATCTTACAAATTGAATAATTAGACATATCCTTTTGAAAGAAATATGTTGGTCAAACTTGCACTTTTGAAAAGGTCAAACATTTTTTTTTCCATCAAATGCAATGTGGTAACGTCTAAATGACTCGTAACGCTGGCAATAGGTAACCTGTATAGGACACGATTAGACATGTTCACTGAAAAGTAAACCATGTgatttttgacttttttttaaaataattaaaattagaaTGTTAGGATCCATCATTTCTCCTTGGTACATAAAACATACAACTGTGTTATAGACATTGGATaaaaagtagttaaacgagtcgtattCATGTTTAGGACTTGTGTTGTTTGCGTCATCACAGACCTGTTAAACCTgctaagacacgatttgccagcctGCACTTTGTACATTGTGTAAAATATTTTACCACTACTTTCGTATTCGAGTTGATGACTTGGTCCCACAAATACTATAAGGTGCAAAAATAGTCAAATTCTAAGTAGTAATGTTATTTTGACTTGTTCATTATAACAATCAAAATGACGATTAGATGCCGTAAATCAATAATCATCTTGAGAAACTGGTTTCTACTGAAGCACTAATAAGTAATAACTGAATCTTGATTCTTAGTTATGATTTCTTCGCAGGGTCATCATAGCCGTTCTTACAGTTTTTGAAAGAATCGGTGATATATTCATTTCATGGTAtgtataataaattaataataattgTCTTTACTAACCACATATGGATGTTGTAATCTATGCATGTTTTCACCTGATAATTCACCATAAATTTTTTTGTGAAAAAATGTTTTATAGGGTACCAATGTATAGAGAAATGAAGCTAGCACTCATCATCTACTTATGGTATCCTAAAACTAAGGTAAAAGATGATCACTTTTCATTCTATGAAATATTACCCTTTTTGGTTTCTATAAAAGGAAAGTTTACGGGTGATTCAGGGAACAGGGTATGTATATAATGCTATGTTGAGGCCATTTGTAGCGCGACATGAGACCGATATAGAAAGAAGTTTAAGAGAAATGAGAGCAAAAGCATGGGATGTGGCGATTTACTATTGGCACAATTCGTCGGAACTTGGACAAACTagattctttgaaatcattcacTATTTAGCTTCCAAACCTTCAAGGCCAAGATCCGAGGTACCCTTTTTTTCTTTCTCGTTTTCAAAGAAAACCGATAAGCAAAAACCAAAGAAACGATGATACGGTGATACTGTGTTTTTTAGGCTTCTTTGTGTATATTGGACTTTTTATAACCCTTTGAAATATATTGGAGAGTTTACTTGCAAGGGATAGTAAGTTAATCATGAATCCGTATAGGCGCATACTGTTCGTTTAATACTAAGTTTGGTTTAAAGTGAAAGGTGACAAAAGTTGAAGGGTTGTTTATGATAATTCTAGGTGAATTAAATTAGGGATAAATGTTAGTTTAATTAAATAGTTTATTTAATCTGGTTTGAGTTAGTATTGGTTTAGGATAGCTTCTTTTCCAAATTATTATATtagtataaataaataaataaataaataaataaataaataaataaataaataaataaataaataaataaataaataaataaataaataaataaataaataaataaataaataaataaataaataaataaataaataaataaataaataaataaataaataaataaataaataaataaataaataaataaataaataaataaataaataaataaataaataaataaataaataaataaataaataaataaataaataaataaataaataaataaataaataaataaataaataaataaataaataaataaataaataaataaataaataaataaataaataaataaataaataaataaataaataaataaataaataaataaataaataaataaataaataaataaattcataTGGTTAATGTTTTATGTGTGGTTTTGATTATTGAGTAAAAGACTTTGTCTAATATTGTCTCTCTTGATTTTCTTGTTCTCAAAACACTTATTTTGCGTGTATGAGCGTTTGTGAGTTCTTTGTGAACGTGATCGATCCAATTGTCTCCAACATTTCTACCGACGCTACAATCGTAACCATAATTCTTGTTGGCTCCAATCGGATCAAAATCATCCAAGCGACGATGCAAATTTTGTGCTTGTTTATACTCATTTTATTATTGGTATAACAAGTTGGGTGATCTTCACCCAAGTGGATGCTATTAATCAAAATTGGTTTGTTTTTTGGTTCCCTCATTTTGTGCATTGCAAGTTGTATATCATATATTGCATAATTGAGTTGATATCTCTATTCCCACTTTTGTCTTCTAACGTTCACCTTGTAATGTTGTACTATATATAACATAAGTAGTACGCACTATGTTATACTATACAATCCTATGATGCAAGTGAGACAAAGATGAGACGCATAAAGCAGGTCAACAAATCCGAGATATATACAAACTCGATTTATAAGGTTTGGCTCAAGAGCCTTGGTCTAACTTGAATTTAGGCCATATGCCGTTAATGTGAGGTTACGGGCCATGTGATTAGCTTCCAAGTCGTTTAAAGACAAGCGGAATTGATGGTTTTAAAGTTAATAACACGACACAAGTCGCTTCGGCCCCACTGATTTCGTTGTTTAGTTGTGTCATGATCAACATCACATGATATAAGTTGTGTGGACCATTTTTTTTGTCACAATATACATTGAATCCAAGTTGCTTCCGCACTACCGAGGCCCATATCACAGTATTTCAAAAGGGTATTTTGTACTCTAGTTCTAGTAGTCTATTGGTGCCCATGGTATAGCCTAGTGAAATCTTAAGGGTGAGATCCAGTGGtgcgtcagtgatccaaatttttaaaatatgtttttaagaaaatttaaaTGGTGATATTTTTGTGCCAACTAATACTTGTAATCAACTCGTCAACGGGTCTAAAAATTAAAGAATTGAGACTTAGAGACCACATCAACCATATGTTTTCATTTAGGATCAAAATCTTTAAACAATTTATTTCTCTTTTATATATAATTATCAGAACCCTACTAACGTGTGTTTTTTTGTATAGGTATTACAAAACCGTCAAAATTCAGGGGAGAGACGTCCTCCACCACCTCCACCAATCGCTCCGCCCTCAGTTCCCCAACCCGATCAAGTTGAGGACACGTGGGCACCAAACGCTCCGCCGCTACCAGACACTAGCCAGCGTCAACCGGAGGAGTTGCATATTCCAGAATCGCCGAGTAGACCCGGTTTGACTCCGGGTCAGAGAGAACCCGTTTGGCTAAGGTTCAAACGATCGAGAGGACTATGATTATTTAATAGCTAAACTGTGCATCGTTCTATGTTCATTATGATACTAATAATTGGAAACTTAACTTTTGATAGCTAAGCACTTAAAGTAACAGTCTAGTCACTTAACAACTTTCAAAATTAAGAAAAAATGGAAGTGCTACATTTATAACTTCCTTTATAATCATATAATGTCTTACTAAAATTCTTTTGTATAAAATACACTCTATTTTTTTCAATAAATGAATCAAATCCTATTACATCTCTCCTAGGATTTTCGACTTGGCAGCCGGACGCGCTGACTCGGTGCTTGCTTCGTCCTTATCGTCAACATTAACGATGACCTGCGATTAACAACACAAAGCAGAATTAGTAGATAATCATGAGAAAGAaaggatgagagagagagagagagagagattacaACTGTTGTCTCCTCAACCGGAAGCGCTGGCTTGGCAGCCGGAAGCTCTGACTCGGTGCTTGCTTCATCCTTGTCGTCAACACTAACGATGACCTGTGATTATAACACAAAACCACAATCAGCATAGATACATTTAATTCTTTTAACACGAAAAGCTGTATGATCAACTCAAAAGATTGAAAATCCTTTTAACACAAATGATACATTTCATTTAAGCAGGCAGCTATAACCATAAAGACTCGCAGAGACAGCAGTTAGATGACTGAACTTGTACGCTTCAGTTGTTCCGATTTTGCTAAAAGCATCTACAATGTACTTGATGCATGAGGCAACCTCATCCTGAAACTCTAATGCACAGAGACCCTCCGCAGGCCACACTTAATATAAGCTTTACACGCCTCTAGTCTAGACATCTAGCACACGATTATGAAAATGCCCAACTACAAAAGCCTCAAAGTTCTGTGCACCATTCACCATCCACAACATCTAATTAGTTAATCATACATACTCTAGAAAAGTAGtaacaaaaacacaaaatcttACCTTGGGTGGTTTGTTCATGATATTCATCATTGTTTTGAGCGATTTTATCAAGATGTTCTCGTTGTATAGCATAGGGATAGAAGGGTCCAGAAATTCATTGCATATCCATTCATCAGAAAGTGGCGATATCTGAAACATATCGCGCATAATGTACAAAAAAAGATTAAGCGTAATTACGAAAAAAAGGATTATTTATTGAACATAACAATACAATGACAACACTTGAACATAACATAAAGTGGCGATATCTGAAACATATCGCGCATAATATACAAAAAAAGATTAAGCGTAGTCTAGTAGGAATGATGAAATCCACGGAATCCTACGAGAAGCAGAACACCATGAGCAAGATACATCCTTCTTACACATTTTGAAGAAGCGTCAAAGTGCATAGTTGTTAATGACAATAGtgacaaatagcgataaggtacctatatgctacatagcgaatagcgataaatagcggacgctattttataaatagaaGTACACACGGTATTTTGATTATGTGGCCCATAATAATCCAAAATATtattaatttttgaaaatttttaaaaatattgataaacatatttgttttaaaattttaaaatatttcATATCGTAACTACTTCGATTATTGTTATGCTAAACTAATGGGCATTTTTacgtatattattattattattattattattattattattattattattattattattattattattataatttgtAGTTTAATGATCGCGTAGCAACGTGCGGGTCCTATGTTGACTTAGTTATGCTCATCTATGTTTTAGGTTTTGGTCTATTTTTTTGAGTTAACACACCTTTTTTTACATATTATAAACCAATGTAAGCACATTTCTCTCTTAGGATTACATTTGTCTTTAGTATAATATAACAGACTTTGTGTAGATTTTCAATATTGTATAAGAGCATCTAATGATCCTTGAGAACCAAGCCATTTCCGCtttatatttgattttttttttcttttaaaatcagaCACCAACCTAAATCTTAAAAAGTGAATGCAAAAAATGCACCAAAGATCCATGAAGAAATGCAAAAAACTGTTAAGATCATAAAACGACTGATAAAAACATGTCGATTCTCCCTCTTGGGTATCGTAGATTCCGTCGAGTTTGTGTAGATTTTCAATAATTACAGTTGAATCGTTTTAAAAATCGTTGGATTGTCTTGTTTGACCAACCAAACAACTATAATTCATGCAATTGAGATTTGGGTACAATCAAACAAATAAGTTGTTAAACCTTAAAAAGAAAGGGCAAATGCTAAAAGATCACATGGACTTTCATcgaatatatataaaaagttcTTAGCCGAATCCGATTCTCATTAGTTCTCCCAAACCTTAGTATAGTGATTTTCTACAGTGGATTTCGGATTTTGCTTCAACAgcagataaaactaaaaaaagtaagaacaaaatttaaaatttctTTATAATCATATAATGTATCTTACAAAAATTCTGTTGTATAAAAAATACTCTCATTTTTTCAATAAATGAATTGAATCCTATTAGATCTCTGCTGAGTAACCGCTTGATCGAGTTTTACAGTAAGACATTTAAGGGTTTCTTCTTAAAGAGCCTAGAATTTGGAAACCGAGCCTGAGTAGCAGGGGTAAGAGCGGGAGAAGAGAAGCAAACGACAATAGCAGTTAGATTATCAGCCGAGTGAAGGCGTGATGCTTGAGCAATGAGCTCTTTAGCACATCGTTGAGGGTCATTATGCTGCCTTAGTTGACACCGAACAAGAGCCACCGCTTCTTGGTTTGACATCACATCCCAGATCCCATCACACGCAATGATCATAAACTCATCATTATCCGTCAACACCATTTGTCTCACATCCGGTTCAGCAATCACCAACTTCTCCTTCTTCATGTGCCAGTCTCCAAGCGCACGCGTCACACTCAGTTGACCATTCAGGTACCCGTCTTCATCAAAGTAACCACCTAACCGCTCGCATCTTTCCTTTTCTTGTAAACAAGTTGACCCCCTGTGGTCTTGAGTCATCTGTGTTGCCGACCCGTTCCTACATAGGACCGCACGAGAGTCACCAGCATTCGCTATTATAACATGTCTTCCCATGATCAGAACAGTTAAAGCTGTCGTCCCACAATAATCGTTCACACTGCATTCATCAGCTAAGGCTAAGTCAGCCTGTAAAAACGCTTTGTTATGAGACTCTTCCACTTGTTTTAAGAACAAAACATCTGCATCCGAAGCGCCCGTTGGTGCTGCTTGTGGTAGATCCGAATCCTCAAAGAATAACCTCATGGCGTGTTCTTTAACATAAGATGCTGCTTCGGACCCATTATGACCATCAAATAAAGCGTAGAATGAACTCGAGAGACCCCATTTGTAAGCATCACCCAGATGCCTTGACAGATCATCGATCATGATATGTTGGTCTTCGTTTGATCTGCGTGGTCCAATGTCCGTATGACCTCCTGACCTGATGCTTGTTGGACTCAAACTCCTTGCAGTAGACTCCACAACAGTATTACTCTTGATATTCACAGAGCAGCTTACATCCTGAAAAAACAGATAACAATAGGTCAGAGATGATAAAATATTGACAGACTGTATTCAAAAGTAAAAGAAACACCATAAAATAAAACCCTAATTAACACATAATTCAAAAGTAACAAAGAATATACCAAATTCTCAGAGATGGAGATCGAAACCGAAGCGGAATCCGGTGAAACAGCGGCGAGTTTCAAGAGACCTGAATTGAATTGATCACACATCATCTCTGCTGCTCCAGCAATCATCTTCTGATATGGTATGTAGTGTAGGGTTTTTGTATGCGTAGAGTGACAAAAGGTTGAAGAAATTGGGGGTAATTTTGAAGCAATTTGTTTATATAGTACGCGCTGCGTGTACCTCAATCAACTGAAATATAGGCGGCATTTTGATTATGTGGCCAAGAAtaatccaaaaatattattaatgtattttgaaaattttaaaataccGATAAACATATTAATTTTAAAATTTCGAAATATTTGATATCGTAACTACTttcattatttttattattattttattatcacTAGTTAGAGTAATGGATTACACATTGAAAACGTTATCTTAATATTGAAAAACTTATTTAAAGTTgcaatttaatatttttatttaagGTTTTAAGTAGTGTTTGaaaaaaaccgtttttttttaatctaaaagtcacaatttaatatttttattaaggTTTTAAGTAGTGTTTGGAAAAACCGTTTTTAATCTAAAAGAACAAACCAATGAGACCGTGCATAATATGGCACTACAAGAATTTTGAGCTTTAGTGGCGACAGTATTAGCGGCGACTGCTAatatgtcgccgctaaaggtgtaTCCGTGACGTGGCCCGTGGGTCCATTAATCGCTTATTGGCCGTTGGATGAAGACCTGATCCAACGATCAGGGAAATATCTCATTTGAGTCGTCACTAAAGGGTTTTAAGGGGGATAAAGTCCTTATCCATTCCCTTTCCCTCCATTCTACCCTGCACCatccagtggcgaagcttgactcGAATGACGGGGGGATagaaaaacgtatatacccaaaaatttctatagaaccggagggtcgaaaacgtatatacacAAAAATTTATATACGGAACTTTTTTAGGTTATGCAATAGAAGGGGGCTTGCACTTGAATTGAAGTAGCGCTTTTGGAATATGAGTAAAAAAGTTCGTGGGGTCAgacgccccctcccgccccttccATACTTCGCCCCTGGTACCATCTCCACAGCCCTAATATGGTTCCAAGGGATTTCCAGTGTCTGTGAGCCCCGTTCCAAGCTGTGCTCCGTCCACCCCACTCAAAACACTAAAGATTCAGGCCTCCTCCACTCAATTCCAACCACCTCTGGTAACATCCATCGAAATCCAACCACCTCCGGCGACATACACGGTTAGGGTTCTTTATATTGTTAGTTTATTTTAGTTATATAGTTATATTTTTTGATTTTGTATAGTGTTTGTAGGTCACCTCCACTAAAATTCAACCACTTCCGGTAACGTCCACTGAAATCCAACCACCTCCGGCAACATACATGTTTTAGTGGCGACGCTTATCGTCGCTATTGTGTAACAGGCTTTAGCGACGAAATCAGCAATAGCAGAGACATGCTTTAGCGACGAAAATCAAGCAATAGCGACGATGCAGTAGCAGCAACAGCTTTAGCGACGAAAGGTCGCCGCTATTGCCTATTTATAACTTTAGCGACGACTTTTTCTAGATTTAGCGACGATTTTTATCGCCCCTAAAGCTGATTTTTCTTGTAGTGTGGCGTGTAATCTCTCATTCATGCCATTTCACACCACACACCAATGCCCTCCTA of Helianthus annuus cultivar XRQ/B chromosome 1, HanXRQr2.0-SUNRISE, whole genome shotgun sequence contains these proteins:
- the LOC110879906 gene encoding putative HVA22-like protein g, translating into MLGELIINSLVLILGYAYPAFECFKTIEKHGAGNSELRFWCQYWVIIAVLTVFERIGDIFISWVPMYREMKLALIIYLWYPKTKGTGYVYNAMLRPFVARHETDIERSLREMRAKAWDVAIYYWHNSSELGQTRFFEIIHYLASKPSRPRSEVLQNRQNSGERRPPPPPPIAPPSVPQPDQVEDTWAPNAPPLPDTSQRQPEELHIPESPSRPGLTPGQREPVWLRFKRSRGL
- the LOC110879912 gene encoding probable protein phosphatase 2C 47, whose amino-acid sequence is MIAGAAEMMCDQFNSGLLKLAAVSPDSASVSISISENLDVSCSVNIKSNTVVESTARSLSPTSIRSGGHTDIGPRRSNEDQHIMIDDLSRHLGDAYKWGLSSSFYALFDGHNGSEAASYVKEHAMRLFFEDSDLPQAAPTGASDADVLFLKQVEESHNKAFLQADLALADECSVNDYCGTTALTVLIMGRHVIIANAGDSRAVLCRNGSATQMTQDHRGSTCLQEKERCERLGGYFDEDGYLNGQLSVTRALGDWHMKKEKLVIAEPDVRQMVLTDNDEFMIIACDGIWDVMSNQEAVALVRCQLRQHNDPQRCAKELIAQASRLHSADNLTAIVVCFSSPALTPATQARFPNSRLFKKKPLNVLL